A region from the Populus trichocarpa isolate Nisqually-1 chromosome 18, P.trichocarpa_v4.1, whole genome shotgun sequence genome encodes:
- the LOC7488926 gene encoding uncharacterized protein LOC7488926, with amino-acid sequence MKLKQLESMLGELQQFSNPKAELEQYPTGPHIASRMLYTAENSLGDVSNKIVADFGCGCGTLGAAASLMGAEQVIGIDIDSESLEIASLNAEDLELDINFIQCDIRNLVWRGPIVDTVVMNPPFGTRRNGADMDFLSAALKIASRAVYSLHKTSTREHVKKAALRGFGASSAEVLCELRFDVPKLYKFHKKREMDIAVDLWRFAPKTNQGNDN; translated from the exons atgaagctGAAGCAATTAGAAAGCATGTTAGGTGAGCTTCAACAGTTCTCCAATCCAAAG GCAGAGCTGGAACAGTACCCAACTGGACCTCACATTGCTTCTCGTATGCTCTATACC GCAGAAAACTCGTTAGGGGATGTTAGCAACAAGATAGTTGCAGATTTCGGTTGTGGGTGTGGCACATTGGGCGCTGCAGCTTCTCTTATGGGTGCAGA GCAGGTTATCGGCATCGATATTGATTCTGAATCTCTTGAGATAGCATCTCTAAATGCGGAGGATCTTGAG CTGGACATAAACTTCATTCAGTGTGATATCAGGAACTTAGTATGGAGAG GTCCTATTGTTGATACTGTTGTGATGAATCCTCCATTTGGGACCCGAAGGAATGGTGCCGACATGGATTTTCTTTCAGCAGCATTAAAG ATTGCTTCTCGAGCAGTTTATTCATTACACAAGACCTCAACAAGAGAG CATGTTAAAAAGGCAGCCTTGCGGGGCTTTGGTGCTAGCAGTGCAGAGGTTTTATGTGAG CTTCGGTTTGATGTGCCTAAGCTATACAAATTTCACAAGAAAAGGGAGATGGACATTGCTGTAGATCTCTGGCGGTTTGCACCAAAAACCAACCAAGGAAATGATAATTGA
- the LOC7458776 gene encoding polyprotein of EF-Ts, chloroplastic: MTPVLPCSTSNICLIPGTAFSINKNNSLKNGSLSRKSTKYASSSQRLVLPLPGFVKLFPQYHRDCAMVHRSVAHTVSATGTDVAVEEPDSPVVDKDSDGVSEIPADAVETIDSSTKAGSSPAPAQSSRSKGSRKSEMPPVKNEDLVPGATFTGKVRSIQPFGAFVDFGAFTDGLVHVSKLSDSFVKDVGSVVSVGQEVKVRLVEANTETGRISLTMRENDDTSKFQQRNDSPATGSSNRQAARRNTSKPNQRKDEVKSSKFVKGQNLEGTVKNLTRSGAFISLPEGEEGFLPRSEESDDVFAGMMGDSSLQIGQEVSVRVLRITRGQVTLTMKKEDADKRDTELIQGIVHTATNPFMLAFRKNKDIAAFLDEREIATEQPEKPIPSVQIGEKNQTEPLPNIAEVQDQPVSNDEVSSGIPSMVDESVEGDETSLKEVVVGANVASDEKQPETVESSVDSTLQTVEKEAEVTGYKEPESIESSTPQNVDDTVQTLEKKAVADDDKEPESMESSTSQNADDTVQALEKEAEANDKEPESIESSLSQSVDDSVTGSDKVESIENSDASGDTSEAQIISSESRTSEEVVESQVKSIEDEMQIQTPAAETEITSASQLEDKKVEPAPEINGTVGASNGQSGSLSPKESVTTATISPVLVKQLREDTGAGMMDCKKALSETGGDIVKAQEFLRKKGLASAEKKASRATAEGRIGSYIHDSRIGVLVEANCETDFVSRGDIFKELVDDLAMQVAACPQVQYLVTEDVPEDILNKEKEIEMQKEDLLSKPEQIRSKIVEGRIRKTLEELALLEQPYIKNDKVVVKDWVKQTIATIGENIKVKRFVRYNLGEGLEKKSQDFAAEVAAQTAAKPAEPAKELPAEAEAKETAQKPPAVVVSAALVKQLREETGAGMMDCKKALSETGGDLEKAQEYLRKKGLSAADKKSSRLAAEGRIGSYIHDSRIGVLIEVNCETDFVGRSEKFKELVDDLAMQVVACPQVQFVSVEDIPENIRNKEKELEMQRDDLMSKPENIREKIVEGRISKRFGELALLEQPFIKNDSVLVKDLVKQTVAALGENIKVRRFVRLTLGESTEDTETGAQA; the protein is encoded by the exons ATGACACCTGTGCTCCCGTGTTCTACAAGTAATATTTGTCTCATTCCTGGAACTgctttttcaataaataagaataatagTCTCAAAAATGGAAGTTTGTCAAGGAAATCTACAAAATATGCATCATCCTCACAAAGACTTGTGTTGCCTCTTCCTGGTTTTGTTAAGTTGTTCCCACAATACCACAGGGATTGTGCTATGGTCCATAGATCTGTAGCGCATACCGTATCAGCCACAGGGACTGATGTAGCAGTAGAGGAGCCAGATTCACCTGTTGTTGATAAAGATTCTGATGGGGTTTCAGAGATTCCAGCAGATGCAGTTGAAACAATTGATTCCTCCACCAAAGCAGGTTCAAGTCCTGCTCCAGCTCAATCTAGTCGTTCAAAGGGCAGTAGGAAAAGTGAGATGCCACCTGTAAAGAATGAGGACCTGGTTCCTGGTGCAACATTTACTGGCAAAGTAAGGTCAATCCAGCCATTTGGTgcttttgttgattttggagCTTTCACAGATGGACTTGTACATGTTTCAAAGTTGAGTGACAGCTTTGTTAAGGATGTTGGAAGTGTTGTATCTGTTGGTCAAGAAGTAAAGGTGAGGTTAGTTGAGGCAAACACCGAGACAGGGCGGATTTCTCTTACTATGCGTGAAAATGATGATACGAGTAAGTTTCAGCAACGGAATGATTCTCCTGCCACTGGGAGCAGCAATAGGCAGGCTGCCCGAAGGAACACTTCAAAGCCCAACCAAAGAAAAGATGAGGTAAAAAGCTCAAAGTTTGTTAAAGGGCAGAATCTAGAGGGCACAGTAAAAAATCTGACCAGGTCTGGTGCTTTTATATCCCTTCCTGAGGGTGAGGAAGGATTCCTACCCAGATCAGAAGAATCTGATGATGTATTTGCAGGCATGATGGGGGACTCATCACTGCAGATCGGCCAGGAAGTCAGTGTCAGGGTGTTGCGTATCACAAGGGGACAAGTTACCTTgacaatgaaaaaagaagacgCTGATAAACGGGACACAGAGCTTATCCAAGGGATTGTCCATACTGCGACGAACCCATTTATGCTGGCTTTCCGTAAGAACAAGGATATTGCTGCATTTTTGGATGAAAGGGAGATAGCAACAGAACAGCCTGAAAAACCAATACCTTCAGTGCAAATAGGAGagaaaaaccaaactgaaccttTACCTAATATTGCTGAAGTGCAGGACCAACCAGTAAGCAATGATGAGGTATCGAGCGGTATCCCTTCAATGGTGGATGAATCAGTAGAGGGTGATGAGACTTCTTTAAAGGAGGTGGTTGTGGGTGCCAATGTTGCCTCTGATGAGAAGCAGCCAGAAACTGTTGAATCTAGTGTTGATAGTACATTACAGACTGTAGAGAAAGAAGCAGAGGTCACTGGCTATAAGGAGCCAGAAAGCATAGAGTCTAGCACACCACAAAATGTGGACGATACAGTTCAGACATTAGAGAAGAAAGCAGTGGCTGATGATGATAAGGAGCCAGAAAGCATGGAATCTAGCACATCACAAAATGCGGATGATACAGTTCAGGCCTTAGAGAAAGAAGCAGAGGCCAACGATAAGGAGCCAGAAAGCATAGAGTCTAGTTTATCACAAAGTGTTGATGATAGTGTTACAGGATCAG ATAAGGTAGAAAGCATAGAAAATTCTGATGCATCTGGAGATACATCCGAGGCTCAAATTATATCTTCAGAAAGTCGAACCAGTGAAGAAGTTGTTGAGAGCCAAGTTAAAAGTATTGAGGATGAAATGCAGATTCAAACTCCTGCTGCTGAGACTGAAATTACTTCTGCCTCACAACTTGAAGATAAAAAGGTGGAACCTGCGCCCGAGATAAATGGCACTGTGGGTGCTTCAAACGGACAAAGTGGCAGTCTTTCTCCCAAGGAGAGTGTGACTACAG CAACTATATCTCCAGTTCTAGTGAAGCAACTTCGTGAAGACACAGGAGCAGGAATGATGGATTGCAAGAAAGCCCTTTCAGAAACTGGAGGGGACATTGTTAAAGCTCAGGAGTTCCTTAGAAAGAAAGGTTTAGCAAGTGCAGAAAAGAAGGCTAGTAGAGCCACAGCTGAAGGAAGAATTGGTTCGTACATTCATGATAGCAGGATTGGGGTCCTAGTAGAAGCGAACTGTGAAACAGATTTTGTCTCCCGTGGTGACATTTTCAAGGAGCTGGTGGATGATCTAGCCATGCAGGTGGCTGCATGCCCTCAGGTTCAGTACCTTGTTACAGAAGATGTGCCTGAAGATATTTTAAACAAGGAAAAAGAGATTGAAATGCAGAAGGAAGATCTCTTGTCAAAACCGGAGCAAATAAGATCAAAGATTGTAGAAGGGCGTATAAGGAAGACGCTTGAGGAGCTGGCATTGCTGGAGCAGCCCTACATTAAGAATGACAAGGTAGTAGTGAAGGACTGGGTGAAGCAGACAATTGCAACAattggtgaaaatattaaaGTGAAGAGGTTTGTTCGCTACAATCTTGGTGAAGGCTTGGAGAAGAAGAGCCAGGATTTTGCTGCTGAGGTGGCTGCTCAAACTGCAGCAAAACCAGCAGAACCAGCAAAAGAGCTGCCTGCAGAAGCAGAAGCCAAGGAAACTGCTCAAAA GCCACCAGCAGTAGTAGTTTCTGCTGCTCTTGTTAAACAACTGCGGGAAGAAACTGGAGCTGGAATGATGGACTGCAAGAAGGCTCTCTCTGAAACTGGAGGGGATCTTGAGAAGGCACAAGAGTATCTCAGAAAGAAGGGTCTTTCAGCTGCTGATAAAAAATCCAGCCGTCTTGCAGCTGAAGGCAGAATTGGTTCGTATATCCATGACTCCCGTATTGGAGTGCTGATAGAAGTAAACTGTGAAACTGACTTTGTGGGAAGAAGTGAAAAATTCAAGGAATTGGTTGATGATCTAGCAATGCAAGTTGTGGCATGCCCACAAGTGCAGTTTGTATCAGTTGAAGATATTCCTGAGAACATTCGGAACAAAGAAAAGGAGCTTGAAATGCAGAGAGATGATCTTATGTCGAAACCAGAGAACATAAGAGAGAAGATTGTTGAGGGCAGGATCTCAAAGAGGTTCGGAGAGCTTGCTCTTCTAGAGCAGCCATTCATCAAGAATGATAGTGTTTTGGTGAAGGATTTGGTGAAACAGACTGTTGCTGCTCTTGGGGAGAACATAAAAGTCCGCAGGTTTGTTCGGTTGACTCTTGGAGAATCAACTGAAGATACAGAAACAGGAGCCCAAGCATAA